The Elgaria multicarinata webbii isolate HBS135686 ecotype San Diego chromosome 1, rElgMul1.1.pri, whole genome shotgun sequence genome has a window encoding:
- the LOC134408487 gene encoding protein FAM83D-B-like, translating into MGNLSQCLDDAPLRGFRGWEPPSPPQAYSEAQRLALEELVAAGRPAFHAFLRREKMRPFLSEPEIRAVLRAAVPPPGQDESAAAADHALNASLDCSSLTYFPVQSDVEPPVLELGWPAFMSGSFRGLTRVETHFQPSFGETIYPCKEAVRKQIRSAKEVIALVMDFFTDIDIFSDLLEACQKRGIRVYILLDQAYFPYFLKMCRDLGINLEQEKLLRVRSITGKTFCTRSGTKLFGKAHEKFMLVDGIRVTTGSYSFTWTDGNLNSSNILILSGPAVADFELRFRALYAQSKLISTKMSMPGKNTRLEQILGKVMPSNEFSKRNVLKMDFFYLRTYAGNMKSKQTFLQVSRDTRIIQLEGDGRSPNPKARPKL; encoded by the exons ATGGGGAACCTGTCTCAGTGCCTGGACGATGCGCCCCTCAGGGGGTTCCGCGGGTGGGAGCCGCCCAGCCCGCCCCAGGCCTACAGCGAGGCGCAGCGCCTGGCGCTGGAGGAACTCGTGGCCGCCGGCCGGCCGGCTTTCCACGCTTTCTTGCGCCGGGAGAAGATGCGCCCTTTCCTCTCCGAGCCCGAGATCCGGGCCGTGCTGCGCGCCGCGGTGCCGCCGCCCGGACAGGACGAAAGCGCCGCCGCTGCGGATCACGCCCTGAACGCCTCGTTGGATTGCTCGTCGCTCACTTACTTCCCGGTGCAATCCGACGTGGAGCCGCCGGTGCTGGAGCTGGGCTGGCCGGCCTTCATGAGCGGCTCTTTTCGAGGGCTCACGCGGGTGGAGACTCACTTCCAGCCCAGCTTTGGCGAGACCATCTATCCCTGCAAGGAGGCGGTGCGCAAGCAGATCCGGTCGGCCAAGGAG GTCATTGCTCTAGTTATGGATTTCTTCACAGATATTGACATCTTTAGTGATCTTCTGGAAGCCTGCCAGAAGCGGGGCATCAGAGTGTACATCCTCTTGGATCAAGCTTATTTCCCCTACTTTCTGAAAATGTGTAGAGATCTGGGAATCAACCTGGAACAGGAAAAG CTCCTTAGGGTCCGGAGTATTACTGGAAAAACCTTTTGCACGAGATCAGGAACCAAATTATTTGGGAAGGCCCATGAAAAATTCATGTTAGTTGATGGCATTAGAGTGACTACAGGTTCCTACAG TTTTACTTGGACTGATGGGAATCTAAACAGCAGCAACATTTTAATACTTTCTGGTCCAGCAGTGGCAGATTTCGAACTACGATTCCGGGCCCTCTATGCACAGTCAAAGCTCATCAGCACAAAGATGTCAATGCCTGGCAAAAATACTAGGTTGGAGCAAATTTTGGGGAAAGTAATGCCTTCCAACGAATTTTCCaagagaaatgtcttgaaaaTGGATTTTTTCTACCTGAGAACATATGCTGGAAATATGAAGAGCAAGCAGACATTCCTACAGGTTTCCAGGGACACAAG aatcatacaacTGGAAGGGGATGGAAGGTCACCAAATCCCAAAGCCCGCCCTAAATTATAA